In the genome of Aedes aegypti strain LVP_AGWG chromosome 2, AaegL5.0 Primary Assembly, whole genome shotgun sequence, the window ACGCCATTTTGgtaccattaaaaaaaaacactaattttaaatGGATTGATTGggcatattcaaatgttttcaatggcatattgcacaagccattttttcacaaaattgttgttggataaaaattacaaaaggaaactactattattttgagcgatttcatctGGTGCTTGATTTTTCAACTGGTACTGTAaatattttcaagttttgtgataatgaaaatgaggatttttgtagTTCACTGTCAAAACTTTATGCCGATTGTTGAAAgttgccaaagttgagcattttgtatgaaaatcggcttttactactattattctgaacacaactgtagatACTGCAATAATACCAAGGCAGACCTCCAGAAAGTTATttaaaatgactgatttttataGCATACAGCCAGAATAACAAagcaaacacattttttttttcatttttcacgaGGCTGCTTTAAAATTAAACCTTTAATTGATTGTATTGATTATACTGAAACAACTACAATTTaatagaaatttattgaaagtaAATTTACGGTGATAATGCAGAGTGCTATGCCCCACTTGCTCGCTATGCTCCGCCTACTCCTATCATGATGATTTGTTACACGaatctccaataatttcttagAAATGCCTTTGACAACATCATTCCCAAGTAGCACACATATTATAATTAACGCAGATCTGGTTTTATACCAGTTGATGTGCTTTAATTGTAACATGCATTCTACTCGGATGGAGACATCCTTGGATAAATTCATTGAGAACTTCCTGGGAaacttctcaaagaatttctgctGGACTTTCTGAAGAAATCGTTGAAGGAAAATCTGGAGCAATTTCCAACGAGATCCTTAGAGGCATTCGTGGttgaaatcttggaaaaattgaacaataattctgaagaaaatgctAAGAAATCAGTGGATTGAAAATGTCTTAAACGGAAATCCTTGACGAAATCCTAGCAAAATCGatagaagaatcactggatttttttgagaaatttgtgaaggaatctttggatgaattcctgaaaaaatcaggATGGATTCTGTCGAGCGCTTTTCGGGGTTATCTTAATCTAGGTTTTATTCTTGAAGGTATcatttactaatttcatggaggaatttcttaaaatggGCGTTAAAAAATCCGATGACATCTGTTGGCTATTCAGgttattaaaaaagtttttttaataactaccggaaaactaaacattacatatattttgcaattggattaaatggacacattgatgtaaaatttgcgaaaaagtttcacgtcttctcggtgagaatcaaactcacggctccctgttcactagatgtttagttttttggtagttgttaaactgccacgcggctggttagccgtaaaccacgaatcattAATTAAACAAGTAATTTTAATGTTTGGTAAATATGATCGCTTTGATAAAAGATTCGAATGTTTTATTAATAatacaatttctgaaactattttttttttcattttgataagATATTCCTACCTCGGTTTAACGATGCCTAACCTATTTCAGAAGTTGAATCGGAGATACCTGAGCTCGTGAAATTTAACTGATTGCATGTTTGATTGATTGTTAAAAACTAAAATAATTGATTTCTTGGGACTAGCGTAAACTTTTTCATGCTCCCTACAGTAACTCTACCCTAAGTTGTCCAAGTGGTCCAGCCCCCTTGTACTCTTTCTTGGGAAAATGAAGCCATTTAATCAATCATCTGGTGGTTATGCGTCAGGTAGAGAGTTTGAATCAAGTAAGAAATAATCGAATTTTCTATCCTAGATCTATTAGGCGCGATTGTGGATGGCGTCAAAGAGGTAAGTCAAACAACCAGGCATGAGATTTTACGTTATCTATCAGCATTGAAAGCATCGGTAATTTTCGTAACATTCCTTCGAAATTTACATTGAGTCATCAACCGAAAACCCCCTTTTTGGACAATCAGACATCATCATAACGGGTGCGTTGtgcatttgaatttgttttCCACAGGTGGCAAAAACTCACGCGGAATACGGGTGTCGTCCTACGATCCGGATGATCCGAGTCATCAGTTAACGCAGGGTGGCGGAAATGGCGGATCGGGTGGTACCAACCAAGGAAGCGGAAGTAGAAGCAGCGGAAATTACAGTACAGGCCATAGTAACTACATTGCACCGCCGACGTTGGGAAGTCAGCGGAAATTTATGCCGGGTGGTGGAGGTGGCTCTCAAAAGGTAGCAACcatcagccaaaattataatgAGAAAACGATGCTGCTAAGTAGCGACGATGAGTACCAGTAAATAGAGAGCGTTTCCTAGACAAGTGTTTCCGTTCCCTTGCCATTCCTTTGGGGTTGGTAGAGGAGATTTTTTTCGGTTGAATTAACCCTGgtgtatatgaaaaaaatcatgtttatctAATTTTGTGTAAATGTTGTAGTTTTTTAATGACAAAAACGCTTTCATTCAAAGCCGAACTTAAAGTTTAGGGTATTCAAACTATTGCAAATCAGACGAACATAAGTGACAATGAGCAGGCAGAGTAGTTATTTATATATGAAAAACATAAATGATCAATGACAGCGTGTGCAAAAATGGTAAACGATAAAACGTTGCTATTGAAGTACACACAATTGCaggtaattttaaaatattgaaaattatgaaaatacaaATCAAGTACTCACTAAAGGAATGGTCCGGTTTAACGTTTATAATGACGTGAATCAAACTATATTGTATTTTTGTGTATCATATTCAATTAAAAAGGGGACTGTTCTCAACCGAAATAATATACACaagtaaaactgaaaattgtaCAATACAACATTGTTGTATTGTAAATCAGCAAACTTAATCAGATTTAGTAGTACACAGGATGaaagcttttttatttcaaaacaataagaaaaagtGCTAATTATAGCTAAACAGTACAATATTCCTGCCATTTTCAGACACCCAATAGAAAAACGGCATAGAACGACCATGCACTGAAACTGATATAGAAAATTTATAGGAATCAtgtttgttatattttcaaTAAATCCCCAGAAAACGGTAAGATTGGATTATAAGTTAATCAGCAATTTATAGCATTGATAAGCTTCTAATTTTACTTCTATTATTCGTCTGTTATGTTAATTTCCAAAGGTCACCCAAActaatatttttgttaaatcttcccATAATTCCAAATCGTGAAAGTCGAGTACTATATGCATACAATTATTGTGCCATCGAAGTCGAAGTACCAGCAAGTCTAACGTTAAGGAGTAAGCTTCCTGTTCAGGTGGCGTGTATCACTTACTCGGTGTATTTAAACAAAGCACTAGGCACACTGGTGTGTAAAGTTCTGTTTAACTAAATATAAATTAGTATGATGACCTACGTCGGATCCCTTCGATGCTGTGGCATTGTGTGTAAAAAAAGCAGAAAGCAAATCATTATATAGAAAATCCTGCTTTTAGGGAGccagaaaaaataataagaatacGTCGTAAAATACACATACAGAAAAGAATGCTGGTGTAATTTCTAAAATAGCATATTAATATAttgcaaattattttaaaatgtgttgttcatcaTTCATTCATATCACATCCAAAAACAATATTTACGATGCAGACACGGCAGGTAGCAGGCCTCTTTTAATAGATGTAATGAATGTCTCTGAAAAGTCTTTatttttcatggatattctctaTATTTTCTGTTTtgaccaaaatggcctctataATCTAATGCCATGTTTTCCCTTTTCTGCTTACAGTGAATCCTTTTCCAAAATTCTAGAGGTTCCAGAGAATCCAGAGAAATTGTTTATTGAAATCCTCGACGAAAAGCTTCAGGCATTCGTTCACTACTTCGTTCGCTTTTGcaacactcagtcgctaccagccgtTAGACAAGAAATTATAAATCAACCAATCTACCTCCAACAAGTCCCTTAAAATTTATTCATTCTCAAATTCGAACACGCACTTCATTTTACCGCTCACACAGCACATCGTAGGTCGGTACCGATACTTCCGCTCCCCCGTAAGGAATGTAGCAACATCCGTGTGACCGTTGCACCTTGCCAATGGTTTGAGATCCCTCGTGATAAGCTCTACCGATGTACAGTGGTTCCCCATCGGCGGTGTTACCACCGACGACCGCATCCGGTGGAATGTTTCCGCCCGTTGCGCTGTCCCAGATCAGTTCCTTCTGGCAGAGCACCTCGAAGTTCTCGACTAGCACTTCCTCCCCACCGTAGGCGATGTAGGCGGCATTTTTCTGGGGAATCACCTTGGCCGGAAGAACATCCCCGGCGTGATTTGCCCGACCGACATAGAGCAGTGCACCGTCACTATCCTGTCCACCGGAGACCATGTTGGGCGGGTAGGGCCCGTGGGCATTCGTCCAAACCCATTTGGTTGCTGAAATAATTACCTCCAAGTTAATTTACTGCTAATTGAGAACATCAAGATCGTCTTACCCATTTTGAAATAGTTCAATTGATTGTGCGTACACCGTGAAAAACGGTTCGATACTGACACGTCGTCCGTAGGTAATTTCGTTCAATATACTGTTCTTTTGGAGTCTAGAGAGTTGGATTCCCCATATATAGGAGCAAATATGTTATCTTTTTCTCGATGGGAGATATTTGTAGTTGTAACATATGCAGGCGATACAGTTCTTATCTACTATTCATTGTGGCTTATTTGCACAAGATTTGAACAACTGTTACATTTCTTCATCATTACCATCATCATCGTCGGTCCAGGTGAAGGCCTCGTTTGTGAGCCATTAGTCATCTAGCGTACAGTGCAGCTGTAGACTTCTAGAATgtttgggtcgctgaatttgAAAGCATGCTCTTGTTTTCTCGTTGGATCATAGTCGAAACTGTTTTATTTCGCTTGTGTATCTTCTTAGCTGATGATGACCTCACATATTTTAGCTAGTGGCTTATTATTATTCACTGATTGCGAAGTCAAAGAAACAAAACGTTAATTCAATTAGCAGAAGATTTTTTAAGTTGGGAATACCAAAAGTTTAGTTTGGCTAAGACATTTGTACGCTTTTTATAGCTAAATATAAAATTACATACTGCTTCACGTTGAAAAATGGGTTGACCAACAtgaaaagtttgatttttgaccaacttcgccgcatcgcaactcgattctcaatagtgcgcataatgcgcacggcggagggcatagatgcgcactatagcgaagcgaCTCGCGACgtggcgaagttggtcaaaaatcgaacttcgcatgTTGGTTCACcaatttttagtcgcgaagcagtatacttTCTTCGATGAAGAATTGCTAAAGGGACAGGGTCACACTCATAAGACGCTCTCTCTTCGCCAGACAGGACACAATACTTCTGTTCTTACAATGGTAAAAAGAAATGAAAATGCAAATGGTGCTAgttctttatttttaaaacaagtactggcacccattgCTTGTGAATATGTACTGTAATTTGTTTTCTGTAAGTTTGAAGCATgttcaaaaacatgatttaaGCGAGTTTTTTATTTGGCTGGTATGGTGTtgcattgatcatccatgtaaacaatgtTTGCTAATATTGAAAGTGTCGTTACATACTTAAATCATGGgctctgaagccgaatatgaaggccaaactcttacaagtcattttctttttgagttatttaaagcatagcatagaatggttgctactccgtgattgatccgaaccggtaagaattacacttcgatccaaataaataagggatgggattttccgcatattctcgaagtgcaattttagcatctctcatattattgatcaataacggcgccggccatgtCCTTACAGTCAGTGAGGAAGGGGAAGGAACATTATTGTATAATGATCGTTGCTTctaaagaccgagaatacctcttcatctccacaatcatcacgggacaggtgtggttagtgagggaggaaaaagatctgggagtcacctttgatcggtgatgcgatccatggataaggagggaaaatacgaccttcacttaaaactagtttagCATTTTGGTATCGcagtaaaaatattttgaaagaaattataaaaaagtcgacattcataatatcgaactattcaaaggttatttttagtaatgacgaagACAGAAAggtttgtgtattttaaaaGTGTATGTATCAGAAATAAGGGTATTGTCGACACATGTAATGACGTTGCAacaaaaggttatttttagcaATGACGAAAACATAAAggtatattcaatttaaattaaacacgaaaaagtcgacacttgtagtgacgaaccattcagagcttttttgaaaatagaataaAAGTAGCTTTGCAacgataaaaatgaattataagcatgaaacgatctcaccagtactAGTCCTCGGCTGAACGCGAAGCTTTTCGCACTTGATCATcacgaaccgaacacgattggtcttgacTCCATACCTCGTTCCTCCGGATCATGCAaccgaatcaaaagaccacacactatTGTACATTTGTTTTTTCCGCACTCGAATGACGCAAACCGAACATGATttgtcttgattccgtcgcgcGTCCCTCCGGAACATGCAaccgaatcaaaagaccacgcactataattcattttacgagacgtttttctcatttgctttttgagttatttaaaaattaaaaacacctggCACCgcgaaatacgcctaaaggtcaattttctaaggaaattgaACATCCTTAATAGTGATTCAATAATTTTGTATAATAGAACATGCTTATGAAACTTTTTACAATGGAATCGGTTTTCAGCGATGTAATTTTTACCTACTAACAACTGAATTTTTcatgctcatatcgtttgcggAACTCCTGAATCTTCGATAGTGTCGTCCAAAAGCATAGatatcattgtttcgaaaaacatgtttttttttctatctctgTTAACGAGATGTTTAGCCCTGGGCTTCtccatctcgggaccaacggctttacttcccttctgaAGGAAGTCGTCATTATAACCGTTTTgccataagtgactatctcaaggatgggattcgataccaggtcctcggcgtgagaggcgtgcgtcctaaccactacaccaggcccgtctTAAAAACCTAAATTTTTATTAACTCATGAACATATGAAAGAGAATCACcatgaatgcattaaaaattttggatcgatgattcgaacttttttcGACATGgttcattccgatcaatgttaccccggattacggtatcgtttttgtctattatgctcaaaaacggaaTTTACGTTTTCATCCAACGAttcggacacatttattgtgcctttttcaagaaattaactgtgttccgttttatcgttaacatgcccacagcataggcagCATAAGTCAACATACGAGGTTTTGCCCATTCttgtaaggtacagtgggggaagtgtatcagtagggcaagtggatcatttgtcaatataaagcattaatacttgaatatgttgaatgttttcgcaccattgcttggttttaggttatgtttttacgcccacactgatactattgcaaaactggtactacacgtacactaacacaagcaaatttgttagctgcaaaaagtaattaatttgaaaatggttttccatcaatcaaaaatccattgtatctctgtctaaaaacgaattctattatttttttcgacacgtggtgagcatttcagttctaattaaatgaatcacaatgaaaaatatgtcatttttataaataaatacaaaaatattggacatagtacacttacccctactttttaatggggtggggtaaatGGACcaacaataattatcatttattggcagactgcttacgagaattttaataagctttaatatccgcaaatgttgttttcctttattttgttccattcccagcttgaatttgtcaaattgaccatagaaaatttgaattaatccacctaaaagtgtttttaacctttctggtataaaaaaccttatttgaccatataaattgttctagacagatgtatgtgtattcataaataaaatagaacgatttcagtttgttattcaaaagtaaatgatactaataattttaaaccaaaagtgtttttcgaaaatatcgttaggaattatcttacaatacttctgtataacttatgcgtataaatggatgatttttctccaaatttttctacttacaatgtatttttttttttgttcaaattagtacagtcgactcttcacatctcgatgttctacatctcgatatctctccctatgtcgatgattttttcggtcccttcattctgcatacattttcaatctccatatttcgatatcctccttatctcgatatctccttatctcgatgtgattgtcgttcccaattttctctccgtatgtcgatatgcccattatcaaaggttactagacgagattttagagattcaaaacaattttcgaAGACggaatgacatctgtttgtttttgattttcctggcaacggagtgattttcaatctagtattcgttaaaaatttgttctatgtctcgatctctccctatctcgatggtcctttcgatatcgagatgtggagaggcgactgtatgagctaatatatacatactttttattatattttgattaaataaagatacttcttaattttaaaatatttaaatgtaacattactagcacttaTAACAAAAACGAGGGTTATATgattcttattaaacataatcacactacatttgtttcgagaacagattttttttaatggtgatccacttaccccaccatggtgggacaagtggatcatttggcacacatttttaagtctctcatactcaatacataacaatcagaaaaatcggaataaatgacgatttgaagtataatattcccttatttgttatccacagaaaaaagtttgagttacattattcacgttagctgtacataacaatgaagctaactattgatttttctgtatccacttaccccacggtaccttatctaACACGGGCGTAGAATCCGTAAAAAACGATCCGGGTCGCAGAACTTGCCTGTTTGGCGCCACTTTCACTCTTCTTGTGTgacaccgagtacttctgaaggtatgggaggacgaagaattgcccaccggctggttggatggccttatCTGCCCTATCTTTTCTTGGGCACAggctggagtgtgccaattacagaggaattaccctgctgaattcggcgtacaaaattctgtcgcgcatcccagactgagaccgctcgaggagtccttagtcggcaaataccaagctggttttcgtgagggccgttcgacaacggaccagatgattagcttgcgaatgatcctagataaattccgggagtatacaCAGCTtataatatgttgtaaatttcagtttattttcatgcacatatttggagcatcaaaataaactgaaatgtcaacgacaaatcgcttatttttcaatcgaatgcactttaaGTTTACAAGATcttgtaacattcaagcatctttagttgacaattaaacgtgatgctgtaacaatataTGAATTTGGTTTACTTTTACAATACTCTTTTatttacgctacattgaaatttaaatatttttatctgtgtagctTGCAGCcttaccatctgtttattgatttcaaggcggcgtacgactcagtgaaaagaaatgagctttggtagataatgtctgaacatggttttccggcgaaactaattaggctgatacgtgctacgctggatggttcgaaatcaagtgttcggatcacagacgaggtgtcaacctcgttcgtgacgttagacgggttgaagcagggagacgcactttcgaattcactgttcaacattgcactcgtgGGTGCTactaggagatctggcgtgccgagaaatggcactattatcacaaggtcgcgcatgctccttggctttgcggacgatatagacctaattggaattgatcgcaggtcagtggaagaggccttcgtgcctctgaagagggagacagcgagaatAGGCctgacgcatgaatcacgagttgtatcaagtgtacaaagatgcgaatattatcaagcgtgtgccGTATTTTACCCGACATCAGTGGGCACTTAGTGAGAAGATTGGAAGaaataattgcgaaaataatattcagcagggaaccaggtaaaggtcggcggcttcggggaagcccacaaatacgctggctgtacgaagtggaagaggacctggcaaccctaaacgttcggggcaactggagaagtttcgctcaagaccgacgaagatggagctctacaatacgcccggcaatggcgtgacgctacgctgtagccatcaaggtatcaaggtaaggTAAGGTAGGTAGGTATTATT includes:
- the LOC5566220 gene encoding uncharacterized protein LOC5566220 codes for the protein MATKWVWTNAHGPYPPNMVSGGQDSDGALLYVGRANHAGDVLPAKVIPQKNAAYIAYGGEEVLVENFEVLCQKELIWDSATGGNIPPDAVVGGNTADGEPLYIGRAYHEGSQTIGKVQRSHGCCYIPYGGAEVSVPTYDVLCER